A genomic region of Caldilineales bacterium contains the following coding sequences:
- a CDS encoding NUDIX hydrolase, whose protein sequence is MLQSRASDPIMPTIQPWRRLRSHTAFQNRWLRVDIDQVELPNGRSYDYTVLRRPQHGAAVLACDGQGRVLMQQEYRYPVDAVIWQLPGGLIDPNETPLEAAQRELAEETGHVAASWRLLGQFWDNPAFEDLVVHIFVATDARPDGREHRDEAEWVRCEWKEMAWVREQVRAGGIRERVILAALGFLWAEMA, encoded by the coding sequence ATGCTACAATCTCGTGCGAGCGACCCGATCATGCCGACCATCCAACCCTGGCGCCGCCTGCGCAGCCACACCGCCTTTCAGAACCGCTGGCTGCGGGTGGACATCGACCAGGTGGAGCTACCCAACGGCCGCAGCTACGACTACACGGTGCTCCGCCGGCCGCAGCACGGCGCCGCGGTGCTGGCCTGCGATGGACAGGGCCGGGTGCTGATGCAGCAGGAATATCGCTACCCGGTCGATGCCGTTATCTGGCAGTTGCCGGGCGGGTTGATCGACCCGAACGAAACGCCGCTGGAGGCTGCCCAGCGCGAGCTGGCCGAGGAGACCGGGCATGTGGCCGCTTCCTGGCGCCTGCTAGGCCAGTTTTGGGACAACCCCGCCTTCGAAGACCTGGTGGTGCACATCTTCGTGGCCACAGACGCCCGTCCCGACGGCCGCGAGCACCGCGACGAGGCCGAGTGGGTGCGCTGCGAGTGGAAGGAGATGGCCTGGGTGCGGGAGCAGGTGCGGGCGGGCGGCATCCGCGAGCGCGTGATTCTGGCGGCGTTGGGGTTTCTGTGGGCGGAGATGGCGTAG